In a single window of the Pseudodesulfovibrio profundus genome:
- a CDS encoding YchJ family protein produces the protein MTKPCPCGSGKEHVECCTPYISGEKPAPTAEALMRSRYSAYVLNELDYLKQSLAPEALKDHDDSSVKEWAEKADWLGLEIHDTWAGGEGDEAGIVEFTANYAIDGEELSHRERGEFRKIEDNWRYVDGQMVSGPPVRKERKIGRNEPCPCDSGKKYKKCCGR, from the coding sequence ATGACCAAGCCCTGTCCGTGCGGTTCCGGCAAGGAACATGTCGAATGCTGCACCCCGTATATTTCCGGTGAAAAACCCGCCCCGACCGCCGAGGCGCTCATGCGTTCCCGCTACTCTGCCTACGTGCTGAACGAGCTGGACTACCTCAAGCAATCCCTTGCCCCTGAGGCACTCAAGGACCATGACGACTCTTCCGTCAAGGAATGGGCCGAAAAAGCCGACTGGCTCGGACTGGAAATTCATGACACATGGGCCGGTGGCGAAGGCGATGAAGCCGGCATTGTCGAGTTCACCGCAAATTATGCCATCGACGGCGAAGAGCTGTCCCATCGTGAACGCGGAGAATTCCGCAAGATTGAAGACAACTGGCGATATGTTGATGGCCAGATGGTCTCTGGTCCGCCGGTTCGCAAGGAACGGAAGATCGGGCGTAACGAGCCCTGCCCCTGTGATTCGGGCAAGAAATACAAGAAGTGCTGTGGCCGCTGA
- the arfB gene encoding alternative ribosome rescue aminoacyl-tRNA hydrolase ArfB: MIRITEKVVIPYEEIRFITSRSSGPGGQHVNTTDTRVTLLFSVEKSNALSQLQKVAVNGKLRRRIDKRGILRVTSQKFRSQKSNKDSAIERFVELMQWALKPVTKRKSTAVPKSAKRRRLERKKQTAQRKKARKTPDVSKEY; the protein is encoded by the coding sequence ATGATTCGCATTACCGAAAAGGTCGTTATCCCTTACGAAGAAATCCGCTTTATTACGTCACGCAGTTCTGGCCCTGGCGGCCAGCATGTGAACACGACGGATACGCGGGTCACTCTGCTGTTCAGTGTTGAAAAGAGCAATGCCTTGTCGCAGCTTCAGAAAGTCGCTGTCAACGGAAAATTGCGTCGACGCATAGATAAACGAGGCATACTCCGTGTGACCTCCCAGAAATTCCGCAGCCAGAAATCCAATAAGGATTCAGCAATCGAACGCTTTGTGGAGCTGATGCAATGGGCGCTCAAGCCGGTGACAAAGCGCAAGTCCACAGCGGTTCCAAAATCCGCAAAACGCCGCCGTCTGGAACGAAAAAAGCAAACAGCCCAGCGCAAGAAGGCACGGAAGACACCGGACGTCAGCAAGGAATACTGA
- a CDS encoding 3'-5' exonuclease, translating into MTKVPTIPEQYLKAFTKSDINEMPLRRYEGPIEVIRTEKQRTRALKDIEGETLLGFDTETRPVFKKGKKPGPPSLIQLATASCAYIFQINLLPLCNGLCDLLADESITKTGVAVRDDILGLQRLAEFTPSGFIDLSDVSTAAKMQTHGLRNMAANLLGFRISKSAQCSNWAKEKLTTQQINYAATDAWVSRELYLALHDLGLIRS; encoded by the coding sequence ATGACCAAGGTCCCAACCATACCGGAACAATATCTCAAAGCGTTCACCAAGAGCGACATCAATGAGATGCCCCTACGTCGTTACGAAGGGCCAATCGAAGTCATACGCACCGAAAAGCAGCGGACACGCGCGCTCAAGGACATTGAAGGAGAAACGCTCCTCGGCTTCGATACGGAAACCCGCCCGGTTTTCAAGAAGGGCAAAAAACCCGGACCACCATCACTCATCCAGCTCGCCACCGCTTCCTGTGCCTACATTTTCCAGATCAATCTCCTGCCTCTTTGCAACGGCTTGTGCGATCTGCTGGCAGATGAATCCATCACCAAGACCGGCGTAGCCGTCCGCGACGACATTCTCGGCCTGCAGCGTCTGGCAGAGTTCACTCCGTCCGGGTTCATCGATCTGTCTGATGTATCCACGGCAGCGAAAATGCAAACCCACGGTCTGCGAAACATGGCTGCAAATCTGTTGGGATTCCGTATCTCCAAGTCAGCGCAGTGTTCCAACTGGGCCAAGGAAAAGCTGACCACCCAGCAGATCAACTATGCGGCAACAGATGCCTGGGTCAGCCGCGAGCTGTACCTCGCATTGCATGATCTCGGTCTTATCCGCTCCTGA